The proteins below come from a single Kitasatospora sp. NBC_00315 genomic window:
- a CDS encoding ferric reductase-like transmembrane domain-containing protein: MTTSVTTAARRARRTSTRRMSPDALTTAVLALIGAGAAAVLALWWQDTASVAGAGQWLSGAGRITGLLAGYTAPVLVLLMARTPLLERGLGADRLARWHSVGGRYLVGLLTAHVLTIIWGYALTVHRGVVGEGVDIVLHYPDMLKATFSTLLMFGVGAVSARVARRRIGYDLWYHLHLATYLAVALGFAHQLANGADLGEGPARAAWYALYLGTAAVLGWYRLVLPWLRDRRHRLRVAEVRREAPGVVSVFVTGQRLEELRAEAGQFFRLQFQAPGLRWSANPYSLSAPPHPHFLRFTVKDLGRHSAAVAALAPGTAVRAEGPYGALTARRLRGGGRPVLLLAAGVGITPLRALFETLPAPRGALTLVYRASSEADVVFREELAAVAARRGARVHYLLGPRAEVGDTGAALARLVPGLIRHEVYLCGPDALAEAAVRALRAAGVPRGRIHHESFSF; the protein is encoded by the coding sequence ATGACCACAAGCGTTACCACCGCCGCCCGCCGGGCCCGGCGCACCAGCACCCGGCGGATGTCGCCCGACGCCCTCACCACCGCCGTGCTCGCGCTGATCGGCGCGGGCGCCGCCGCCGTCCTGGCGCTCTGGTGGCAGGACACCGCGAGCGTCGCCGGCGCCGGCCAGTGGCTGAGCGGCGCCGGGCGGATCACCGGCCTGCTGGCCGGCTACACCGCGCCCGTCCTGGTCCTGCTGATGGCCCGCACGCCCCTGCTGGAGCGCGGTCTGGGCGCCGACCGGCTGGCCCGCTGGCACTCCGTCGGCGGGCGCTACCTGGTCGGGCTGCTCACCGCCCACGTGCTCACGATCATCTGGGGCTACGCCCTGACCGTGCACCGGGGCGTGGTCGGCGAGGGCGTCGACATCGTGCTGCACTACCCGGACATGCTGAAGGCGACCTTCTCCACCCTCTTGATGTTCGGCGTCGGCGCGGTCTCCGCGCGGGTCGCCCGCCGCCGGATCGGCTACGACCTCTGGTACCACCTGCACCTCGCCACCTACCTGGCGGTCGCGCTCGGCTTCGCGCACCAGCTCGCCAACGGCGCCGACCTGGGCGAGGGCCCGGCCCGGGCCGCCTGGTACGCGCTGTACCTGGGCACCGCGGCCGTGCTCGGCTGGTACCGCCTCGTCCTCCCGTGGCTGCGCGACCGGCGGCACCGGCTGCGGGTGGCCGAGGTCCGCCGGGAGGCGCCCGGGGTGGTCTCGGTCTTCGTGACCGGGCAGCGGCTGGAGGAGCTGCGGGCCGAGGCGGGCCAGTTCTTCCGGCTGCAGTTCCAGGCGCCCGGGCTGCGCTGGTCCGCCAACCCGTACTCGCTCTCCGCCCCGCCGCACCCGCACTTCCTGCGCTTCACCGTCAAGGATCTCGGGCGTCACAGCGCCGCGGTGGCCGCGCTCGCGCCGGGCACCGCCGTCCGCGCCGAGGGGCCGTACGGCGCCCTCACCGCGCGCCGCCTGCGCGGCGGCGGGCGGCCGGTGCTGCTGCTGGCGGCGGGTGTCGGGATCACGCCGCTGCGCGCCCTGTTCGAGACCCTGCCCGCCCCGCGCGGCGCCCTGACCCTGGTCTACCGGGCGAGCAGCGAGGCCGACGTGGTGTTCCGCGAGGAGCTGGCGGCGGTCGCGGCCCGGCGCGGCGCGCGGGTGCACTACCTGCTCGGCCCGCGCGCGGAGGTGGGCGACACCGGGGCCGCGCTGGCCCGCCTGGTGCCCGGGCTGATCCGGCACGAGGTCTACCTCTGCGGGCCGGACGCCCTCGCCGAGGCGGCCGTACGGGCCCTGCGGGCCGCCGGGGTGCCGCGCGGGCGCATCCACCACGAGTCGTTCAGCTTCTGA
- a CDS encoding sugar ABC transporter substrate-binding protein, translating to MNVMMRRAVIATAAVSMALSMAACGKAGDDKKTSAGSGDTKSIGLLLPENASSTRYESFDKPFIEAKVAALCPDCKVKYSNAEGSASKQKQQFDTLIAEGVKVIILDAFDATSTQSWVKEAADKGVKVVAYDRLATGPVAAYVSFDNEKVGELQGQALVDALGAKAADSNVVMINGDEADPNAAFFKSGAHKVLDGKVKKVVYEASGEWKPTVAGQKIGTAITSLGKDGFQAVYSANDGMAAAIITQLKASGINVPVGGQDAGIDAIQRIVTGDQAYTIYKAYKPLADSAAELAVNLLQGKDVKGVASSTVDSATDKAIPAKLLDPKVVTKANVKDTVIADGLYKVADICTGDYATACTAAGLQ from the coding sequence ATGAACGTCATGATGCGTCGCGCTGTCATCGCCACCGCCGCGGTTTCGATGGCCCTTTCGATGGCCGCCTGCGGCAAGGCCGGCGACGACAAGAAGACCAGCGCCGGCTCGGGCGACACCAAGTCCATAGGCCTGCTGCTCCCGGAGAACGCTTCCTCCACGCGCTACGAGTCCTTCGACAAGCCGTTCATCGAGGCCAAGGTCGCGGCGCTCTGCCCCGACTGCAAGGTCAAGTACAGCAACGCCGAGGGCTCCGCTTCCAAGCAGAAGCAGCAGTTCGACACCCTGATCGCCGAGGGCGTCAAGGTGATCATCCTGGACGCGTTCGACGCGACCTCGACCCAGTCCTGGGTCAAGGAGGCGGCCGACAAGGGCGTCAAGGTCGTGGCGTACGACCGTCTGGCCACCGGCCCGGTCGCCGCCTACGTCTCCTTCGACAACGAGAAGGTCGGCGAGCTCCAGGGCCAGGCCCTGGTCGACGCCCTCGGCGCCAAGGCCGCCGACTCGAACGTCGTCATGATCAACGGTGACGAGGCCGACCCGAACGCCGCCTTCTTCAAGTCCGGTGCCCACAAGGTGCTCGACGGCAAGGTCAAGAAGGTCGTCTACGAGGCCTCGGGCGAGTGGAAGCCCACCGTCGCGGGCCAGAAGATCGGCACCGCGATCACCAGCCTGGGCAAGGACGGCTTCCAGGCCGTCTACTCGGCCAACGACGGCATGGCCGCCGCCATCATCACCCAGCTGAAGGCCTCCGGGATCAACGTCCCGGTCGGCGGTCAGGACGCGGGCATCGACGCGATCCAGCGGATCGTCACCGGTGACCAGGCCTACACGATCTACAAGGCCTACAAGCCGCTGGCCGACAGCGCCGCCGAGCTCGCCGTCAACCTGCTCCAGGGCAAGGACGTCAAGGGCGTCGCGTCCTCGACCGTCGACAGCGCGACCGACAAGGCCATCCCGGCCAAGCTGCTGGACCCGAAGGTCGTCACCAAGGCGAACGTCAAGGACACGGTGATCGCCGACGGCCTGTACAAGGTCGCCGACATCTGCACCGGCGACTACGCCACCGCCTGCACCGCCGCGGGCCTGCAGTAG
- a CDS encoding FMN-binding protein, producing the protein MRRAVVASSATVAGIVLLLSLKPHEAATTPAAVSSGGGSGTGTDTGAQNPSDATNPSAGASGAAAAGTTRTVTGSAADTRFGPIQVKVTLDGTKITKIDVVEYPSHDHRDQEINSYALPLLNQEAIAAQSAHIDVVSGATFTSQGYTTSLQSALDQAAAG; encoded by the coding sequence TTGCGCAGAGCCGTCGTCGCCAGCAGCGCCACCGTGGCAGGCATAGTCCTGCTGCTCTCGCTCAAGCCGCACGAAGCGGCCACCACCCCGGCCGCCGTCAGCAGCGGCGGCGGCTCGGGAACGGGCACCGACACCGGTGCGCAGAACCCGTCCGACGCCACGAACCCGTCCGCCGGCGCGAGCGGTGCCGCGGCCGCCGGCACCACCCGGACGGTCACCGGGAGCGCCGCGGACACCCGGTTCGGCCCGATCCAGGTCAAGGTCACCCTGGACGGCACGAAGATCACCAAGATCGACGTGGTCGAGTACCCCTCGCACGACCACCGGGACCAGGAGATCAACAGCTACGCGCTGCCGCTGCTCAACCAGGAGGCCATCGCCGCCCAGAGCGCGCACATCGACGTCGTCTCCGGCGCGACCTTCACCAGCCAGGGCTACACCACCTCGCTGCAGAGCGCCCTCGACCAGGCGGCCGCCGGATGA
- a CDS encoding FAD:protein FMN transferase encodes MGTVFSFTVRDAGSGPRRAGIEAALRRAVERLHRIDETYSPYWRHSSVSRLARAEITLTDCDPEVAEVLERCAEVARETDGWFTAHPGGRLDPSGWVKGWAVEQAVRELRAAGAADLSVGGGGDVQTVGGPWRIGIAHPSRPGELSAVVAGHDLAVATSGTGERGPHILDPYTGRPAEGLRSLTLVGRPPLGLARVDAWATAAFAMGPERGPAWAEARAGVEALAVLADGGKRWTGGFPALVAATAITVRPGAGAGHAAAPPTTEGGRGSRTR; translated from the coding sequence ATGGGCACCGTCTTCTCGTTCACCGTCCGCGACGCCGGCAGCGGCCCGCGGCGGGCCGGGATCGAGGCGGCGCTGCGCCGGGCCGTCGAGCGGCTGCACCGGATCGACGAGACCTACTCCCCGTACTGGCGCCACAGCAGCGTGAGCAGGCTGGCGCGCGCGGAGATCACCCTGACCGACTGCGACCCCGAGGTGGCCGAGGTGCTGGAGCGCTGCGCGGAGGTCGCCCGGGAGACGGACGGCTGGTTCACCGCGCACCCCGGCGGCCGGCTCGACCCGAGCGGGTGGGTCAAGGGCTGGGCGGTGGAGCAGGCCGTACGGGAGCTGCGCGCGGCGGGCGCGGCCGACCTGAGCGTCGGCGGCGGCGGGGACGTCCAGACGGTGGGCGGCCCCTGGCGGATCGGCATCGCCCACCCCTCACGCCCCGGCGAGCTGAGCGCGGTGGTGGCCGGCCACGACCTGGCGGTCGCCACCTCCGGCACCGGCGAGCGCGGCCCGCACATCCTCGACCCGTACACCGGCCGGCCCGCCGAGGGCCTGCGGTCGCTGACCCTGGTCGGCCGACCGCCGCTCGGTCTGGCCCGCGTGGACGCCTGGGCCACGGCGGCCTTCGCGATGGGGCCGGAGCGGGGCCCGGCCTGGGCCGAGGCCAGGGCCGGCGTCGAGGCACTCGCCGTCCTGGCGGACGGCGGCAAGCGCTGGACCGGCGGGTTCCCCGCCCTGGTGGCCGCCACCGCGATCACCGTCCGCCCGGGCGCCGGAGCCGGACACGCGGCTGCCCCGCCGACCACGGAGGGCGGGCGGGGCAGCCGGACGCGCTGA
- the pepN gene encoding aminopeptidase N translates to MPGTNLTREEARTRAELLHVDAYDIELDLSSARDGGTFRSTTVVRFGASTPGASTFIDLVAPSVSEIVLNGESLPVGNFSDSRIALPALRAENELRVVADCAYTNTGEGLHRFVDPVDGETYLYTQFEVPDARRVFASFEQPDLKAAFRFTVTAPTGWVVVSNSPTPAPVGEGATQVWTFEPTGRISSYITALIAGPYVGVFDTYENGAQSVPLGVYCRPSLREFLDADAIFAVTRQGFDYFQEKFDYPYPFAKYDQLFVPEFNAGAMENAGAVTLRDQYVFRSKVTDAAYESRAATILHELAHMWFGDLVTMEWWNDLWLNESFATFAEAVCQAEAPGSKWPGSWTTFANQMKTWAYRQDQLPSTHPIMAEINDLEDVMVNFDGITYAKGASVLKQLVAYVGQDAFFKGVQAYFKRHAWGNTRLADLLGALEETSGRDLGAWSKAWLETAGINILRPELTVAADGTVTSLAVLQEAPALPAGAKGEAVLRPHRIAVGAYDLQDGRLVRTERIELDVQGARTEVPQFAGRKRPAVLLLNDDDLSYAKVRLDEASLAVVTEHLGAFTDSLPRALCWASAWDMTRDGELAARDYLTLALSGLPRESDIGVVQSVHRQVRAALDLYTDPVWRESGLGRWAAAAEEQLRAAEPGSDHQLAWARALASVARTDGQLALLAGLLDGSVELKGLAVDTELRWTLLGRLAATGRADDAAIDAELARDRTAAGEQHAATCRAARPTAAAKAGAWESVVESDKLTNYVQDAVIAGFVQSDQRELLAPYTAKYFAAVKDVWESRSHEIAQQIVVGLYPALQVEQATLDATDAWLASAEPTPALRRQVVEARDGVQRALRAQAADRAAGARAAGH, encoded by the coding sequence GTGCCTGGCACCAACCTGACCCGTGAGGAGGCCCGCACCCGGGCCGAACTTCTCCACGTGGACGCTTACGACATCGAGCTCGACCTGAGCTCGGCCCGTGACGGGGGCACCTTCCGGTCCACCACCGTGGTCCGTTTCGGCGCCAGCACCCCCGGCGCCTCCACCTTCATCGACCTGGTCGCGCCGAGCGTCAGCGAGATCGTGCTCAACGGCGAGAGCCTGCCGGTCGGCAACTTCTCCGACAGCCGGATCGCTCTGCCCGCGCTGCGGGCCGAGAACGAGCTGCGGGTGGTCGCCGACTGCGCCTACACCAACACCGGTGAGGGCCTGCACCGCTTCGTCGACCCGGTGGACGGCGAGACGTACCTGTACACCCAGTTCGAGGTGCCCGACGCCCGCCGGGTGTTCGCCTCCTTCGAGCAGCCGGATCTCAAGGCCGCGTTCCGGTTCACCGTGACCGCGCCGACCGGCTGGGTCGTGGTCTCCAACTCCCCCACCCCGGCGCCGGTCGGCGAAGGGGCCACGCAGGTCTGGACGTTCGAGCCGACCGGCCGGATCTCCTCGTACATCACCGCGCTGATCGCCGGCCCCTACGTGGGCGTCTTCGACACCTACGAGAACGGCGCGCAGTCCGTCCCGCTGGGCGTCTACTGCCGGCCGTCGCTGCGCGAGTTCCTGGACGCCGACGCGATCTTCGCGGTCACCAGGCAGGGGTTCGACTACTTCCAGGAGAAGTTCGACTACCCCTACCCCTTCGCCAAGTACGACCAGCTGTTCGTGCCGGAGTTCAACGCCGGCGCGATGGAGAACGCCGGCGCCGTGACGCTGCGCGACCAGTACGTGTTCCGCTCCAAGGTGACCGACGCCGCGTACGAGTCGCGGGCCGCGACCATCCTGCACGAGCTGGCCCACATGTGGTTCGGCGACCTGGTCACCATGGAGTGGTGGAACGACCTCTGGCTGAACGAGTCGTTCGCGACCTTCGCCGAGGCCGTCTGCCAGGCCGAGGCCCCCGGCTCCAAGTGGCCGGGCTCCTGGACCACCTTCGCCAACCAGATGAAGACCTGGGCGTACCGGCAGGACCAGCTGCCCTCCACCCACCCGATCATGGCCGAGATCAACGATCTCGAGGACGTCATGGTCAACTTCGACGGCATCACCTACGCCAAGGGCGCCTCGGTGCTCAAGCAGCTGGTGGCGTACGTCGGCCAGGACGCCTTCTTCAAGGGCGTCCAGGCGTACTTCAAGCGCCACGCCTGGGGCAACACCCGGCTCGCCGACCTGCTCGGCGCGCTGGAGGAGACCAGCGGCCGCGACCTCGGCGCCTGGTCCAAGGCCTGGCTGGAGACGGCCGGCATCAACATCCTGCGTCCCGAGCTGACCGTGGCCGCCGACGGCACCGTCACCTCGCTCGCCGTGCTCCAGGAGGCCCCCGCGCTGCCCGCCGGCGCCAAGGGCGAGGCCGTGCTGCGCCCGCACCGGATCGCCGTCGGCGCCTACGACCTCCAGGACGGACGGCTGGTGCGCACCGAGCGGATCGAGCTGGACGTCCAGGGTGCCAGGACCGAGGTTCCGCAGTTCGCCGGCCGCAAGCGCCCCGCCGTGCTGCTGCTCAACGACGACGACCTGAGCTACGCCAAGGTCCGCCTCGACGAGGCCTCGCTGGCCGTCGTCACCGAGCACCTCGGCGCGTTCACCGACTCGCTGCCGCGCGCCCTGTGCTGGGCCTCCGCCTGGGACATGACCCGGGACGGCGAGCTGGCGGCGCGCGACTACCTGACGCTGGCCCTCTCCGGCCTGCCCCGGGAGTCCGACATCGGCGTCGTCCAGTCGGTGCACCGCCAGGTCCGTGCCGCGCTGGACCTGTACACCGACCCGGTCTGGCGCGAGAGCGGCCTCGGCCGCTGGGCCGCCGCCGCGGAGGAGCAGCTGCGCGCCGCCGAGCCCGGCAGCGACCACCAGCTGGCCTGGGCCCGCGCACTGGCGTCCGTCGCCCGCACCGACGGGCAGCTCGCCCTGCTCGCCGGCCTGCTGGACGGCTCGGTCGAGCTGAAGGGCCTGGCCGTGGACACCGAGCTGCGCTGGACGCTGCTCGGCCGCCTGGCCGCCACCGGCCGCGCGGACGACGCGGCCATCGACGCCGAGCTCGCCCGGGACCGTACGGCCGCCGGTGAGCAGCACGCCGCCACCTGCCGGGCCGCCCGACCGACCGCCGCCGCCAAGGCCGGGGCCTGGGAGTCGGTCGTCGAGTCGGACAAGCTCACCAACTACGTGCAGGACGCGGTCATCGCCGGCTTCGTCCAGTCCGACCAGCGTGAGCTGCTCGCCCCGTACACCGCGAAGTACTTCGCGGCGGTCAAGGACGTCTGGGAGAGCCGCAGCCACGAGATCGCCCAGCAGATCGTGGTCGGCCTCTACCCGGCGCTCCAGGTCGAGCAGGCCACGCTGGACGCCACCGACGCCTGGCTGGCCTCGGCCGAGCCGACGCCGGCCCTGCGCCGCCAGGTGGTCGAGGCGCGCGACGGCGTGCAGCGCGCCCTGCGGGCCCAGGCCGCCGACCGGGCGGCCGGCGCGCGCGCAGCGGGGCACTGA
- a CDS encoding PQQ-binding-like beta-propeller repeat protein, with the protein MPAAGPAAPPAPGSGGGHPPTAAAFPAQYGDRAPQAPPPPGAPVGPFAPYASAGPQPFAGQAPPPAYGYPQAPAPGLPPYGGYGYPGSPAPVVRRRNPVLLYGGIVVGVLGVAIVIGLVILFGGNGGNGDRTADGGTGGGDGAASGYNTAWTAAKPPSGSSGSMLGAWTTDKLAVRGDGKAITAYNLADGTSAWTIAPPAGVKEFCSMSAAANSRRIAAVSLNTGDGDCSTLGAVDLGTGKLLWFKKVGTEKIYSPTLSVTDKVVALGSSSSLGAFAVADGAPAWTYQPRDENCSVYASAAGNTIVVSDRCYSSKITTKSVLQVLDAESGKAATQVTLSGTSERLSSVISAKPLVVEMSNGSDGDYLMGFDSAGKPTAKLPTKEAGSDSLQFSDASDPFTLDVVSGSTLYVQNRSGEKYAIEAFDLTGGKKLWEQAGTGRQGLRLVSGTDKDGAVRAVSADGYNDPARLVKLGPADGAVTDIAPITVPKNQLMIYSLTQFVIGDDGAMTAFTRSSGTGPVMRFTRR; encoded by the coding sequence GTGCCCGCCGCCGGGCCCGCCGCCCCGCCCGCTCCCGGCAGCGGGGGCGGCCACCCGCCGACCGCCGCCGCCTTCCCCGCGCAGTACGGCGACCGGGCGCCGCAGGCTCCCCCGCCCCCGGGCGCGCCGGTCGGGCCGTTCGCCCCGTACGCCTCGGCCGGGCCGCAGCCGTTCGCGGGCCAGGCCCCGCCGCCCGCCTACGGGTACCCGCAGGCGCCCGCTCCCGGGCTCCCCCCGTACGGCGGGTACGGCTACCCCGGCTCGCCGGCGCCCGTGGTCAGGCGGCGCAACCCCGTGCTGCTCTACGGCGGCATCGTCGTCGGTGTGCTCGGCGTCGCCATCGTGATCGGCCTGGTCATCCTGTTCGGCGGCAACGGCGGCAACGGCGACCGCACCGCCGACGGCGGCACCGGCGGGGGCGACGGCGCCGCGAGCGGCTACAACACGGCCTGGACCGCCGCCAAGCCCCCGTCGGGCAGCTCGGGCTCGATGCTCGGCGCCTGGACCACGGACAAGCTCGCGGTGCGCGGCGACGGCAAGGCCATCACCGCCTACAACCTCGCCGACGGCACCTCCGCCTGGACCATCGCGCCGCCGGCCGGGGTGAAGGAGTTCTGCTCGATGTCCGCCGCGGCGAACAGCCGGCGGATCGCCGCGGTCTCGCTCAACACGGGGGACGGCGACTGCTCCACGCTCGGCGCCGTCGACCTCGGCACCGGCAAACTGCTGTGGTTCAAGAAGGTCGGCACGGAGAAGATCTACTCGCCGACGCTGAGCGTCACCGACAAGGTCGTGGCGCTGGGCTCCTCCTCGTCCCTGGGCGCGTTCGCCGTCGCCGACGGCGCCCCGGCCTGGACGTACCAGCCGCGCGACGAGAACTGCAGTGTGTACGCGAGCGCCGCGGGCAACACGATCGTGGTCAGCGACCGCTGCTACAGCAGCAAGATCACCACCAAGTCGGTCCTGCAGGTGCTGGACGCGGAGAGCGGAAAGGCCGCCACCCAGGTGACCCTCTCCGGCACCAGCGAGCGGCTCAGCTCGGTGATCTCCGCCAAGCCGCTGGTGGTCGAGATGTCCAACGGCTCCGACGGCGACTACCTGATGGGCTTCGACAGCGCGGGCAAGCCGACCGCCAAGCTCCCGACCAAGGAGGCCGGCAGCGACAGCCTGCAGTTCTCCGACGCCTCCGACCCGTTCACCCTCGACGTCGTCAGCGGCAGCACGCTGTACGTGCAGAACCGCAGCGGCGAGAAGTACGCGATCGAGGCCTTCGACCTGACCGGCGGCAAGAAGCTCTGGGAGCAGGCCGGCACCGGCCGGCAGGGCCTGCGGCTGGTCTCGGGCACCGACAAGGACGGCGCGGTGCGGGCCGTCTCCGCCGACGGTTACAACGACCCCGCCCGGCTGGTGAAGCTCGGACCGGCCGACGGCGCGGTCACCGACATCGCCCCGATCACCGTGCCGAAGAACCAGCTGATGATCTACAGCCTGACCCAGTTCGTCATCGGCGACGACGGGGCGATGACCGCCTTCACCCGCAGCAGCGGTACCGGGCCCGTCATGCGGTTCACCAGGAGGTAG
- a CDS encoding ROK family protein, which yields MSTDTPGSQSSLHRANLERVLRAVRMAGSLTQAEIARSTGLSAATVSNIVRELKESGTVVVADTSSGGRRARSVSLSGDAGIVVGIDFGHTHLRVAVGNLAHRVLAEESEPIDVDVSAAQGFDRAESLVDRLLQQAGFPSDKVIGVGLGVPGPIDVETGALGSTAILPGWTGIAPGRELAARLGMPVHVDNDANLGALGELVWGAGRGLSDLAYIKVASGVGAGLVINGQIYRGPGGTAGEIGHITLDEAGPVCRCGNRGCLETFVGSRYLLNLLNANLGGDLTLSKVVQLAQQGDLGCRRVIADAGRQIGTGVATLCNLLNPRRIILGGDLAEAGELVLSPIRDSVARYAIPSAARQLSVVPGTLGGRAEVLGALALVMSEMGESGALGHTGHTSAARA from the coding sequence ATGTCGACGGACACACCGGGATCGCAGTCCTCACTGCACCGGGCGAATCTCGAACGAGTGCTGCGGGCGGTCAGGATGGCCGGCTCGCTGACACAGGCCGAGATCGCACGCAGTACCGGACTCTCGGCGGCCACGGTGTCGAACATCGTCCGCGAGCTGAAGGAGAGCGGCACCGTCGTGGTGGCCGACACCTCCTCCGGCGGCCGCCGGGCCCGAAGCGTGTCGCTCAGCGGCGACGCGGGAATCGTGGTCGGCATCGATTTCGGCCACACCCATCTGCGGGTGGCGGTCGGCAACCTGGCGCACCGGGTGCTGGCCGAGGAGAGCGAGCCGATCGACGTCGACGTCTCGGCCGCGCAGGGCTTCGACCGCGCGGAGTCGCTGGTCGACCGGCTGCTCCAGCAGGCCGGGTTCCCCTCGGACAAGGTGATCGGCGTGGGTCTGGGCGTGCCCGGCCCGATCGACGTGGAGACCGGCGCGCTCGGCTCCACGGCGATCCTGCCGGGCTGGACGGGCATCGCGCCCGGCCGTGAGCTGGCGGCCCGCCTGGGGATGCCGGTGCACGTGGACAACGACGCCAACCTGGGCGCCCTGGGCGAGCTGGTCTGGGGCGCCGGGCGCGGGCTGAGCGACCTGGCGTACATCAAGGTGGCCAGCGGCGTGGGCGCCGGCCTGGTCATCAACGGCCAGATCTACCGGGGCCCGGGCGGCACGGCCGGCGAGATCGGGCACATCACCCTGGACGAGGCCGGACCGGTCTGCCGCTGCGGCAACCGGGGCTGCCTGGAGACCTTCGTCGGGTCCCGCTACCTGCTCAATCTCTTGAACGCCAACCTTGGCGGCGACCTGACGCTTTCCAAGGTCGTGCAGCTCGCTCAGCAGGGTGATCTGGGATGCCGTCGAGTGATCGCGGACGCGGGCCGGCAGATCGGAACAGGGGTGGCTACTCTCTGCAACCTGCTCAATCCCCGTCGGATCATCCTCGGCGGTGACCTCGCTGAGGCCGGTGAGCTGGTGCTTTCCCCCATCAGAGACTCCGTGGCGCGCTATGCGATCCCCAGTGCGGCCCGCCAGCTGTCGGTGGTTCCGGGCACGCTGGGTGGTCGTGCAGAGGTGCTCGGGGCGCTCGCGCTGGTGATGAGCGAGATGGGCGAATCGGGCGCACTGGGGCATACCGGTCACACTTCGGCTGCTCGGGCCTGA